One genomic segment of Salminus brasiliensis chromosome 6, fSalBra1.hap2, whole genome shotgun sequence includes these proteins:
- the smim24 gene encoding small integral membrane protein 24, with protein MFHLRNLLACVLLSVSTCQAGKGGLRTGTEEKVVMQPWLVGLAAVVGFLFIVFFLLIVKRIFFKRDQDETQMVFEGFDNKALDLEIVEDTKMTNL; from the exons ATGTTTCATCTCAGGAATCTCCTCGCCTGCGTCCTGCTGTCTGTCTCCACCTGCCAGGCAGGAAAAG GGGGACTGCGAACTGGAACGGAGGAGAAAGTGGTCATGCAGCCGTGGCTGGTGGGACTGGCAGCTGTGGTGGGCTTCCTCTTCATCGTGTTTTTCCTCCTCATCGTGAAACGGATCTTTTTCAAGAGAGACCA ggATGAGACGCAGATGGTCTTTGAGGGTTTTGACAACAAAGCTCTAGACTTGGAAATAGTCGAGGACACCAAAATGACCAACCTCTAA